Proteins from a genomic interval of Nautilia sp. PV-1:
- a CDS encoding VWA domain-containing protein has translation MEFLNGYFLLLLLIIPALFLIKDKKLPFSKEVAQKITLKGKIPKKLKFYILLASFALFVTALSRPVIDNGYIAIKAPVQNLVIALDISHEMDKTDLYPNRYKFSISKIKVLLKHLNSQNAALILFDKNAYLISAPTKDYESLIYLLDHTDIKDMQRTQTSDINNMISSAKKLVKNPKIVIFTSNIYIPKKDNIFVYLCKKADIRANSVFQAEYSNNNIKTLAKLLNSSKHKDIKIKDKTELFYFPLGLGIILFFFVIFFPLRRIR, from the coding sequence ATGGAGTTTCTAAACGGTTATTTTTTATTGTTGCTGCTTATTATACCTGCGTTGTTTTTGATAAAAGACAAAAAGCTTCCTTTTTCAAAAGAAGTCGCACAAAAAATAACACTAAAAGGCAAAATACCTAAAAAATTAAAATTTTACATTCTGCTTGCAAGTTTCGCTCTGTTTGTAACAGCATTAAGCAGGCCCGTTATCGACAACGGATACATAGCAATAAAAGCTCCTGTTCAAAACCTTGTAATAGCCCTTGATATAAGTCACGAAATGGACAAAACGGATCTTTATCCGAATAGATACAAATTCTCTATTTCTAAAATAAAAGTCCTCTTAAAACATCTTAACTCCCAAAATGCGGCTCTGATACTGTTCGACAAAAACGCATATCTTATTTCAGCCCCTACAAAAGATTACGAATCTCTGATATATCTGCTTGACCATACTGATATCAAAGACATGCAAAGAACTCAGACAAGCGATATAAACAACATGATTTCTTCAGCAAAAAAACTCGTAAAAAATCCTAAAATAGTTATTTTTACTTCGAATATATACATTCCTAAAAAAGACAATATTTTCGTATATCTGTGTAAAAAAGCGGATATCAGAGCAAACAGCGTTTTTCAGGCGGAATACTCCAACAACAATATAAAAACGCTGGCAAAACTTCTTAATTCGTCAAAACATAAAGATATAAAAATAAAAGACAAAACGGAACTGTTTTATTTTCCTCTCGGACTTGGAATAATTCTGTTTTTCTTTGTAATATTTTTTCCTCTTAGGAGAATAAGATGA
- a CDS encoding VWA domain-containing protein produces MKYFFTSADDRIIFPNTQLFAKSVSRFSLPEFLIILFLSVALASPVKSKIITNTYKKGYNIVIDLDTSGSMEEFNKLGAAKAVSLDFAKKRKNDALGLVVFGNIAYIASPLTFDKKTFNDILKRIYVSIAGNKTAIYDALFLSSNLFKNTKGSRIIILLTDGMDNASITPLDVVIKKLKKEHIKVFAIGIGSDADVSVLQKIANSTGGKFYLASSLEDLQQIYKDIDKLTKSKIKSNIQILNTYYYQYLLFIAILLFLFYLYQYRKNIWSF; encoded by the coding sequence ATGAAATATTTTTTTACATCCGCCGATGACAGAATAATATTTCCTAATACGCAGCTTTTCGCAAAATCGGTAAGCAGATTTTCTCTGCCGGAATTTTTAATAATTCTTTTTTTATCTGTCGCACTGGCTTCTCCTGTAAAAAGCAAAATCATAACAAACACATACAAAAAAGGATATAATATCGTAATAGACCTCGACACAAGCGGTTCTATGGAGGAATTTAATAAATTAGGAGCCGCAAAGGCGGTAAGCCTGGATTTTGCAAAAAAAAGAAAAAACGACGCTTTGGGACTTGTGGTATTCGGAAACATAGCTTATATAGCCTCGCCTCTTACTTTTGACAAGAAAACGTTTAATGATATTTTAAAAAGAATATACGTATCAATCGCAGGAAATAAAACAGCTATTTACGATGCGCTTTTTTTATCGTCAAACCTTTTTAAAAACACGAAAGGCTCAAGAATTATAATACTTCTGACAGACGGTATGGACAATGCAAGTATAACGCCTCTGGATGTGGTTATTAAAAAACTGAAAAAAGAACATATTAAAGTATTCGCAATCGGTATAGGAAGCGATGCCGACGTTAGCGTTTTACAAAAAATAGCCAATTCGACAGGCGGTAAATTTTATCTTGCATCTTCTTTGGAAGACCTTCAGCAGATATATAAAGACATAGACAAACTTACAAAAAGCAAAATAAAATCCAATATCCAGATATTAAACACATATTATTACCAGTATCTGCTTTTTATAGCTATTTTACTGTTTTTATTTTACTTATACCAATACAGGAAGAACATATGGAGTTTCTAA
- a CDS encoding DUF58 domain-containing protein: MKTKALVLKTKKRIFGALLGRNLSKFKGNGLDFREFREYNYGEDSKKIDWKVSAKINKPLVKEYDEERELRIIIAVLKSGTLFFGSKRLKTELIAEIIASLGLAALEEDNKIQLVFLGKNKKIFKPTKNKKSVYSFVNYTLKTDYLQEDYTQSDIDFLNSFKKSLLFIIGDFFKPVELRNLKHETYVISVRDKFEESPQFSGYTEIVDPVSLNSVNVYFNKSSINRLQKHIKRLDAKIALQCKKSKIPFTKIYTDEEPIYKLIKLVR, from the coding sequence ATGAAAACAAAAGCACTGGTTTTAAAAACCAAAAAGAGAATTTTCGGAGCGTTGCTTGGAAGAAATCTCTCCAAATTTAAAGGTAACGGACTTGATTTCAGGGAATTCAGGGAATACAACTATGGAGAAGACTCCAAAAAAATAGACTGGAAAGTATCCGCAAAAATAAATAAACCCTTAGTAAAAGAATATGACGAAGAAAGGGAGCTGAGAATTATTATAGCCGTTCTTAAAAGCGGCACGCTGTTTTTCGGAAGCAAAAGACTTAAAACGGAACTTATAGCCGAAATTATAGCTTCTTTGGGATTGGCCGCCTTGGAAGAAGATAATAAAATACAGCTTGTGTTTTTGGGTAAAAATAAAAAAATATTCAAACCTACAAAAAATAAAAAAAGCGTTTACTCTTTCGTAAACTACACGCTTAAAACAGACTATTTACAAGAAGACTACACTCAAAGCGACATCGATTTTCTCAACAGCTTTAAAAAATCCCTTCTGTTTATTATAGGGGATTTTTTTAAACCTGTAGAACTGAGAAACCTGAAACATGAAACTTATGTAATATCCGTAAGAGACAAATTCGAAGAATCGCCACAGTTCAGCGGCTATACGGAAATAGTAGATCCCGTAAGCCTAAATTCGGTAAACGTATATTTCAACAAATCGTCTATAAACAGACTGCAAAAACATATAAAACGGCTTGACGCAAAAATCGCCTTGCAGTGTAAAAAAAGCAAAATACCTTTTACAAAAATATACACGGATGAAGAGCCTATATATAAACTCATAAAGCTGGTGAGGTAA
- a CDS encoding glycine zipper 2TM domain-containing protein — protein sequence MKKMIMALGLGAVLFTGCTQMYNSNEVALSDVNVMYTYKTGVVTSVKKVIIKDNGTGVMTGAIAGTVIGSLFGNGKGNVLTTLLGGLGGAYAGYEADKANGEELYIKLDDGRNIVAIVKGVNIQAGDKVRVVIDGNRIIRVEKI from the coding sequence ATGAAAAAAATGATTATGGCGCTTGGACTGGGTGCCGTTTTATTTACTGGATGTACTCAGATGTATAATTCAAATGAAGTTGCGTTAAGCGATGTGAATGTAATGTATACCTATAAAACAGGAGTTGTTACAAGTGTAAAAAAAGTTATTATCAAAGATAACGGAACCGGAGTAATGACGGGAGCCATAGCCGGAACGGTAATAGGCAGTCTTTTTGGAAACGGAAAAGGAAACGTATTGACTACACTTTTAGGAGGCCTTGGAGGAGCTTATGCAGGATATGAAGCCGATAAGGCAAACGGCGAGGAACTGTATATAAAACTTGACGACGGCAGAAATATCGTAGCTATTGTCAAAGGCGTAAACATTCAGGCCGGAGATAAAGTAAGAGTGGTTATTGACGGCAACAGAATTATCAGAGTCGAAAAAATATGA
- a CDS encoding MoxR family ATPase has protein sequence MQVIQDIKSEISKVIIGHEHLIDSMLIGLITGGHLLVEGVPGIAKTKSVLTLAKTIGLDFKRVQFTPDLLPSDITGIEIYNPKTNEFEIKKGPIFTNLLLADEINRAPAKVQSALLEVMQEKQVTIAKETFKLSPPFLVIATQNPIEQEGTYPLPEAQLDRFIMKINVTYNSLDEEILIVKSQSAKEPSQVATIDDILNLQKKLDEIHMDEELLKYIAKITDATRNPQKYGLETAEYIEYGVSPRATIAMYNCSKAYAMIQNKDYVTPLDIVKVAKDVLRHRIILNYKAEIDEISIEDVINDVIKAIPIP, from the coding sequence ATGCAGGTAATACAAGATATTAAAAGTGAAATTTCAAAAGTTATTATAGGACACGAGCATTTAATAGACTCAATGCTTATAGGACTGATTACAGGAGGCCATCTTCTTGTGGAAGGGGTTCCGGGTATTGCCAAAACAAAAAGCGTTTTAACTCTGGCAAAAACAATCGGTCTTGATTTTAAAAGGGTTCAGTTTACGCCGGACCTGCTTCCGAGCGACATCACGGGAATTGAAATATACAATCCTAAAACCAATGAGTTTGAAATAAAAAAAGGGCCTATTTTTACAAATCTTTTACTTGCGGATGAAATCAACAGAGCTCCTGCAAAAGTCCAAAGCGCCCTGTTGGAAGTTATGCAGGAAAAACAGGTAACCATTGCAAAAGAAACGTTTAAACTTTCCCCTCCTTTTTTAGTAATAGCGACTCAAAACCCTATTGAGCAGGAAGGAACCTACCCTCTTCCCGAAGCACAGCTTGACAGATTTATTATGAAAATCAACGTAACATACAACTCTTTAGATGAAGAGATCCTTATAGTCAAATCTCAAAGCGCCAAAGAGCCGTCTCAGGTAGCGACAATAGACGATATTTTGAACCTGCAAAAAAAACTTGACGAAATACATATGGACGAAGAACTTTTAAAATATATAGCAAAAATAACGGATGCGACCAGAAATCCTCAGAAATACGGTCTTGAAACAGCTGAATACATCGAATACGGCGTAAGCCCGAGAGCTACAATAGCTATGTATAACTGTTCAAAAGCGTATGCAATGATCCAAAACAAAGACTATGTCACTCCTCTGGACATTGTAAAAGTAGCAAAAGACGTATTAAGACACAGAATTATTTTAAATTATAAAGCGGAAATAGACGAAATAAGCATTGAAGACGTAATAAACGACGTAATAAAAGCTATTCCGATTCCTTAA